A portion of the Phyllopteryx taeniolatus isolate TA_2022b chromosome 15, UOR_Ptae_1.2, whole genome shotgun sequence genome contains these proteins:
- the sppl3 gene encoding signal peptide peptidase-like 3 codes for MAEQGYSSWAYSLVDSSQVSTFLISILLIVYGSFRSLNMDCENQEKDKDGNPITTGSFNNSNTNNSIQTIDSTQALFLPIGASVSLLVMFFFFDSVQVVFTICTAVLATIAFAFLLLPMCQYLTRPCSPQNKISFGCCGRFTLAELLSFSLSVMLVLIWVLTGHWLLMDALAMGLCVAMIAFVRLPSLKVSCLLLSGLLIYDVFWVFFSAYIFNSNVMVKVATQPAENPIDVLSRKLHLGPGMGRDVPRLSLPGKLVFPSSTGSHFSMLGIGDIVMPGLLLCFVLRYDNYKKQASGEASGPGNMPGRMQRVSYFHCTLIGYFVGLLTATVASRIHRAAQPALLYLVPFTLLPLLTMAYLKGDLRRMWSEPFHTKPSSRFLEV; via the exons GGCGTACTCTTTAGTCGACTCCAGCCAGGTGTCTACCTTCCTCATCTCCATCCTTCTCATAGTTTATGGCAGCTTCAG GTCATTAAACATGGACTGTGAGAACCAAGAGAAGGACAAAGATGGCAATCCCATCACAACGGGCTCCttcaacaacagcaacacaaacaaca GTATTCAGACTATAGACTCGACGCAGGCACTGTTTCTACCCATAGGAGCCTCCGTGTCTCTGCTCgtcatgttcttcttctttgactcgGTCCAGGTGGTCTTCACCATCTGCACGGCAG TGCTCGCTACAATTGCTTTCGCTTTCCTCTTGTTGCCAATGTGCCAGTATCTGACGAGGCCCTGCTCCCCACAGAACAA GATTTCATTTGGCTGCTGTGGCCGCTTCACTCTGGCTGAGCTCCTGTCCTTCTCCCTCTCCGTCATGTTGGTGCTCATCTGGGTGCTGACTGGACACTGGCTCCTCATGGACG CATTGGCAATGGGCTTGTGCGTGGCCATGATAGCCTTTGTGCGGCTCCCCAGTTTGAAGGTGTCGTGCCTGCTGCTGTCAGGGCTGCTCATCTATGACGTTTTCTGG GTTTTCTTCTCAGCCTACATCTTCAACAGCAATGTGATGGTCAAAGTCGCCACACAACCAGCTGAAAACCCCATTGACGTCCTGTCCAGGAAGCTGCACCTGGGGCCAGGGATGGGCcgcgatgtcccccgcctctccttACCTGGAAAACTGGTCTTTCCCAG CTCCACAGGAAGTCACTTCTCAATGCTGGGAATCGGAGACATCGTGATGCCAGGGCTGCTCTTGTGCTTCGTCCTGCGTTATGACAACTACAAGAAGCAAGCGAGTGGGGAGGCCTCAGGGCCCGGGAACATGCCGGGACGCATGCAGCGGGTTTCCTATTTCCACTGCACTCTCATTGGATACTTTGTGG GTCTTTTGACGGCCACTGTGGCATCCAGGATCCATCGCGCTGCTCAGCCTGCTCTGCTCTACCTGGTGCCCTTCACCCTGCTGCCTCTGCTCACGATGGCCTACCTGAAG ggGGATTTGCGGCGCATGTGGTCCGAGCCCTTCCACACCAAGCCCAGCTCTCGCTTCCTGGAGGTATGA